The DNA region AGTCCCTTAGTCAGGCCGTGACACGCTGTGCCCAGACCTCCACTCCTATAGGGCGGGAACTCCCAGCCGAGCATCAGGATGTTCATCGCCCTGCCTCGACTTGTGCCCCTGCTACGCTTTCTGCTGCTGATCGTTGCGTTACCAATGGCCCCAGCGCAAGGGCCTGTAGTCGCTGCCAGCGAGGTCCGGCCAAGTACACACCGAACGTGTTCCTCAGGGTTTTCAAGCCGTTTCGCCTCTGAAAGCAGCCCTATCTGCAGAGTGCGCCCAAAGTGGCGGTAGGCCCCTCAGGCGTTTATTCGTCGTAGGCCCGCGTCTCTTCGCCGACGGCGCTGGTGACCTCTTCGCCCAACAGATGTAGGAACGTTTCAACGACCTGTGGGTCAAACTGCGTACCAGCGTACATCCGCAGTTCCGCCGCCGCCGCTTGGTGCGGCATGGCCGGCCGATAGGCCCGGGCGCTCATCATGGCGTCGTAAGCATCCACGACTGCGATGATTCTCGCTTCCAGGGGAATCTCATCCCCTGACAAGCCGTCCGGATACCCCGATCCGTCGAGATGCTCGTGGTGGTGTCGAATGGCCGGTTGGGAGTCCTTCAGGAACCTCAGATGCTTAATCATCTCAACGCCACGTTGGGGATGCTGGTGGATGGCGGCCCACTCCTGCAAGGTCAGTTCGCGTTTTGCGTTGAGAATGGCATCGGGGATGGCCAGTTTGCCGATGTCATGCAGTCGCCCGGCGTAATCGAGAATCTGAAGGCGTCGCCCGTCCAGACCCATCGCGCGTCCTACCCCGGTGGCCCAGTGGTTTACCCGAGACGAGTGGCCGTTGGTGTACGGGTCCTTGGCTTCCATCGCCACCGCCAGGCTCACAATCGAGGCATAGTTGCTCTGTTCAAGGTCATGGTGGTCGATTTGGCCTGCAAGGCCAATCGCCGCCGCTTTCGCCACAGACTTGAGTTCCGTCATGTCGGCGTTTGAGAATTCCCCGCCGGGGGCGTCGGTGACGTTGATAACACCAATGATCCGACCCGTGGCGATCATCTGGGCCATAACCATGGGACAGCAGATAACCGCTCCGGCGCCTTCCAGACCAAGGGCATCCTGCGGCCGCTCTGTCTGAATGTCGTGCAGAAGTACAGGCTGCCCGGTGGCGAACACCTCCCCGCAAAGCCGCGCCCCAACCGGCACGGCGACTTGCTCGGCTATCTCTTTGGGAATCCCTCGCGAGGCGGCAATCCGCAGGACGTTTTCGTCGTCCGCGAGCATGACACTTACGCGCCGCGTGCCCAAGGTCGATTCCAGAAATCCGGCCGTCAGGTCCGCGGCTTCCTCGGCGGAGTGGCAGGACGCCAAGCCCTGGAGAAACTCATAGCGTTGTTCGGCGCGTTGATATTCCTGGGCAAGTGAATCCAGGCTTCCGACAAGTTCGTCGGTCTGGCGGGTGGTCGCCAAGGCCAGCGCCACCACGCCGACGATGCTTAGGACCACGAGGATCTTCGTCACGACCGGCGCGAGGGTTGCCATCAGTAGGAAGGCGATCACCAACAGAAGCACCAGCAGGAACGAAGTCTGTAGGCCGCAACACGACCGGATGCTTTGC from Planctomycetota bacterium includes:
- a CDS encoding HD domain-containing protein — encoded protein: MDMTGSSLRPWGGVRLHQFTLGAICVVGYVLGWRSPVWAALALSVGAIASFRLAVVAQLWRLIRRGSAASPATWFHHGVHRFEETARVVLLGAGLAFLESRHQTVGWLLILSASAIAILAGTTGFSFMTIAYAALRATLGGPRKGKDEDLPQGNARCAICRSLGAAPYPRCMWCNLQSIRSCCGLQTSFLLVLLLVIAFLLMATLAPVVTKILVVLSIVGVVALALATTRQTDELVGSLDSLAQEYQRAEQRYEFLQGLASCHSAEEAADLTAGFLESTLGTRRVSVMLADDENVLRIAASRGIPKEIAEQVAVPVGARLCGEVFATGQPVLLHDIQTERPQDALGLEGAGAVICCPMVMAQMIATGRIIGVINVTDAPGGEFSNADMTELKSVAKAAAIGLAGQIDHHDLEQSNYASIVSLAVAMEAKDPYTNGHSSRVNHWATGVGRAMGLDGRRLQILDYAGRLHDIGKLAIPDAILNAKRELTLQEWAAIHQHPQRGVEMIKHLRFLKDSQPAIRHHHEHLDGSGYPDGLSGDEIPLEARIIAVVDAYDAMMSARAYRPAMPHQAAAAELRMYAGTQFDPQVVETFLHLLGEEVTSAVGEETRAYDE